The Candidatus Eremiobacteraceae bacterium DNA window CGGTCACCCTGACCGGCTTGCCGGGCACGGACGAAAACGGCGCGTTGATGGAAAATCCCGATCCGGGCGTCATCCGGCCGCGCTTGGTGGTCCGCGCGAATACCGAACTCGACATCGCGTCGCTGCGGTCGCATACGTCGCTCGCGCCCGAACGGGGCGGCGCCACCGCGTCCGTCGATGTCGAGCGCGACACGTCGTCGCCGCCGCCGTGGCAATGCGATGCGTGCGACGGCGACAACGCAAGCTCGGGCTTCGACCCTTCGAAGGCCGACTGGGCCTACACCATCACGCCGACAGCCGACTTGGCGAAGGGGACCCGCTACGCGTTGGTGTTCTCTCCGGGCATAAACCCGACGCACGGCAATCTGCCAAGCACGGACAAATTCGCCGGCCGGGTCGTCACGTTCGCGCCGTTAGCGCTACAGAAGCACGAATTGACCGGTCAGCCCGGCCCCGACGGACCCTCCGGCCGGTTCGTCAACGGCGTGCTCCAGCTTGCGTTCAACAACGGCATCGACGCGGCGTCGGCAGGCACGAACATCACGATTTCGCCGGCCTCCTCGGATGCATCGCACCTGCTCGATGTGTACGATGGCGACAACACGGCGACGCTCAATCCGCTCGTTCTCGCTCCGGACACCGCCTACACCGTCACCATCGGCGCGGGTTTGAAAGATCAATTCGGTCAGACGCTCGGGGCGGCGCAGACGGTCGCCTATAGCACCGGCGATTTGGCCGGCGATATCTGGGCAGCCGAGGGCCTGCACGTCTTTCCGCTGGACACCGGTCTGCGAATCGATGTCGCGACGGTCAACCTTCCCAAAAAACGATACAGCGCGGCGTATCGCGTGTTGACGCCGGCCGATCTCGTATGGCTCGATCCGCAGGATACCGATATCTCGCGCATCTTGCCCGATTCGAAGGCATGGACGAACTATCCGGTGACGGCGCCGAAGAACCAACTCGTCACCACTGCGGTGCCGATCGCCGACAAGCTCGGCGGCCCCACCGGCCTGCTGGCCTACGGTATCCAAGCGGACACAAACCAGTACGGAGCCGACAGCCCGAAGGCGTGGCGCACTCGCCAACTCTTCGGTGTGGTGGAGTTGACAAACCTCGGCGTCTTCGCACAGTGGTACCCGTCATCGGGCCTGGTTCGAGTCAGCCGCCTCTCCGACGGCGCACCGGTCGGCGGCGCAACGATCGAAGTTTATCCGTCGCGCGTTTCCTACGACCCTACGCCGGCCGGCGCGACCGCGCCATGCGCGACCGCGATGACCGACTCCACAGGGACGGCGCACTTCGGTTCTGCAGACGTGAAGCCGTGCATGACGTTCTCGCAGTCACCGGATCAGGCGCCGGACTTGCTCACGGTCGTGAAGACGTCCGCCGATTGGGCGTACGTCCGCACGTCGTCGTGGGATGGCTCGTACGGCTATGGTCTCTACGGCGGCTGGGACGGGGGAGGCGTGCCGCAATCGTGCGGGTCCGTTTACTCCGACCGGCAACTCTATCAACCCGGCGAAACCGTTCGTTTGAGCGGCGCGGCGTTTGCGTTGAGCGGCGGCAAGATCCAGCGCGAAAGCGGCGTGCGATTCCGCGTGACCCTCGACGATCCGAACGGAAATCACACGCTCGCCGGCACGACCGCCGCCGATGCGTTCGGCGCCTTCACGTTGTCGATTCCACTTGCCATGAATCAGGCTCTCGGCTACTACAGCGTGACCGCCAAAGGCGATGACGGGGTCGTGATCAACGGCGACTTCCGCGTGGCGCAGTTCCGCGCTCCTAACTTCAAAGTCGCGCTGACGTTGGACAAGCAGTACGCGCCCGCCGGCGGCACGGTCAGCGCAACGGCCAGCAGCACGTACCTCTTCGGCTCACCGGTCGAAGGCGGCTCGGCGCAATACTACGTGACGCGTTCGCAGGCCGACCTCAATCCAAAAGGTTGGGATACATATCAGTTCGGTCCAAGGTGGTTCTGGCCCGACCAGGCGCCCGACGCGACAAGCGATGTGCTCCAGAGCGCTCAGACGATCGACGCAAAGGGCGCAAGCGCGCTGACGATCCCGGTCGCGGCCGACCTTCCGTATCCGATGTCGTACCGCGTCGACATGCAGACGACCGACGTCTCACATCTGTCGGTGAGCGACTCGAAATCGTTCACGGCGTTGCCGTCGCTCGACCTGATCGGCCTGCACAACGATTGGGTGGCCACGGCTGGCAAGCCGTTCGCCGAAAGCGTGATCGTCACCGATCCCGACGGAAAGCCGCAATCCGGCAATCGCGTGCATCTCGAACTGCAGTCCATGAAATACATATGGGCGGGTCAGATCGTGGAAGGCGGAGAGGCGCCGCAGGACCGTGTGCTCTACACCACGGTCGCGCAAGACGACATCACGTCCACCAGTTCGGCCGTCGCCGTGTCGTTCACGCCGAAATCGTCAGGAGAATATCGCATCCGCGCGAACTTCCCCGGCGCGAGCAATGCAGCGACTGAATCAGACGACATCATCTACGCGACCGGCGACGAGCCGTACGCGTGGGGCAGCGACAATCCGGCCGGCATCCAGGTGAAGCTCGACAAACCGAACTACAAAATCGGCGACCTCGCAACAGCCCTGATCGAATCTCCCTATCCGGCCGCCGAACTCTACTTCGCCGTGATCCGCCACGACGTGATCTCGTCGCAGATCTTGCAGGTGAAGGGCAGCGCGCCGCGCGTGCAGTTCCGCGTCGCGCCGGACATGGTGCCGAATGCAGCGGTAGAGGCGGTGCTCGTGCGTCGTGGGCGGCCGCTCGGTCAGTTGGCGTCGGGCACGTTGGACAGCCTTGCGCGCGCCGGATTCGCGCCGTTCAACACCGATCTGGGTTCGCACTATCTCAAAGTGGGAGTCCGTCCGGCACACGCCACCATCGAGCCCGGCCAAATGCAGACGATTCGCCTTTCCTTGCACGACGCAAATGGCAGACCAGCGGCCGGAGAGTTCGCCGTGATGGTCGTCAACGAGGCCGTGCTGCAATTGACCGGTTACCGGCCGCCGGATCTTGTGAAGACCGTTTTTGCCGATCAGCCGATATCAACGCGGTTTTCAGACAACCGGCCCAACGTCGTGCTGAGCAAGCAAAAGCTTGCGGGCGAAAAAGGTTGGGGTTACGGCGGCGGGTTTGGCGCCGGCGCTGCGGGAACGCGCGTCCGCACAAATTTCCAGCCGATCGCGTATTACAACGGCGCTGTGCGCGCGGATTCGTCGGGGAATGCGGTCGTCTCGTTCGCGCTTCCCGATGACCTGACGACTTGGCGCGTGATGGCGGTCGCCATCGGTCCACCCGGCGCGCCCGGTGCGCCCGATCCGCTCACGTTCGGCAGCGCCGACGCCACCTTCATCGCGAACAAACCGCTCGTCACCAACGCGCTGCTGCCGCAATTCGCCCGGCCGGGCGATGAGTTTCTCGGCGGCGTGACGGTTACCAATTCCACGGGCGCGCCGGCGCAAGTCGCGATCACGGGCCTCTTGGCTGGCCCGCTCGCATTCACGAGTACGTCGGCCCAAACCAACCGAGTGCAATCGACCGAAACGGCGGCCGTCGGCACGAGCGCCTTCCGGTTCGACATGAAGATCACGGGCGATGGAAGCGCCACCGTGCGATTCGATTCAGGCATGGCGGGCCTCACCGATGCGTTCGCATTGCCGCTCGACGTCGTTACGCGCAGCGTCCTCGAGTCCACAGTCGACACCGGCTCCACGCAGACCACCGCCACCGTGCCGATAAACGTCGGTCCGGACGTGACGCACGACGCCGGCGGGTTGCAGCTCACTGTGGCTAGTTCGCTCGTGCCGTTCGTCGCCGGGCCGGCGGCCCGGATGATCGACGATTACCCGTTGCCGTTCGCCGAAACCGCCGGAAGCAGATTGCGTGCAGCGGCCGATATCGCGATCATCAACAAGCGCTTCGCCAGCCCGCTGACCGGCGTCGACGTCGCGGCCACATCCGGCCTTGCGATGCAACAACTCGCGGCGCTGCAGCTTAGCAACGGCGGGCTGGCCCCATGGCCCGGCGCGACGAAGGCGGCGCCGCTCGACAGCGCGTACGCGGCGCTCGCACTCGCCCGCGCTCGAGAAGCCGGCCTAAAAGTCGATGACGTGGTATGGCGCCGGCTCAGCGACTACCTCGCAGTGAACCTTGCGAATCCTTTCGACGACACGTGTACATCGGATCTGTGCGCCGCCGAAGTGCGCCTCGCCGATCTGCAAGCTCTTGCCGCGCTCGGAGAACGGCGCACCGACTTCTTGCAGGAGATATTCGATAAACGCGACCGGCTCTGCGACGTCACGCGCGTGGAGCTGGCGAGGTATCTCTCGCAAACGCCGGGTTGGGAGTCGCAAGCCAAGCAGATGAGTGACGCGATCGAGCGCAACGTCTACATCACAGGCCGCGGCGCGGCGGTGAGCCTGCCCGGCTCGTGGCAATGGTATAACTCGGAGACCACCGCGCAGGCGCAGGCTTTGCGTTTGTTCGTCGCGCGGGCAGGCTCGACAGATATCGCCGACAACATGCTCAAGACTTTGCTCGGCATGCGCCGCAATGGAACGTGGGGCGATTCTTACGACAATGCCGAAGCACTGGACGCGATCGTAGACTACGGCGTCGCGCAAGGACCGGCGCCGGCGTTCAACGCGATGATCACGCTCGCGCGAGCGCCGATCATGGCCGAACGGTTCGCCGGCTATGTCGACCCGGAGCGAAGCAAGTTCGTACCGATGACGGGTTTGGCGCGTGGGCGCAGCGACCTCGCTCTTTCTAAAGAGGGAACGGGGACGCTGCACTACGTCGTCTCTTACCAATACCAGCCGGTCAACGGCGAGCCCGGTGCGATAAACGGCTTGCGCGTACTGCGCGAGATCCGCCCGGCCAACAAAGAGCAGGTGCTCGCCACGATCGGCGTCGGCTACTCAGGTCAGCCGATCGAACTGCCGGCGGGCAACGTGTTCGACATAGGTTTGCAGATCATCACCGATCACTTCGTGGATCACGTGGTCATCGACGACCCGCTCCCCGCTGGTTTCGAGGCGGTCGACACCTCGTTCGCCACCTCCACGCCGTACTTTCAAACCACGAGCGCGTGGCAGATCGACTTCCAGACGATTGCGCGCGACCGCGTGACGGCGTTCGCGTCCGAGCTTTCGCCCGGCGTGTATTCGATGCACTACCTCGTGCGGACGGTCACGCCCGGTACGTATGTCTGGCCGGGAGCGGAAGCGCAGCTGCAGTACGCGCCGGAGGAGTTCGGCAGAACAGCGTCCTCAACGGTAAAAGTGACCCAGCCATGATCGCGCGCGGCCCTACAGCCCACGTCGCATGTAGGAGGGTGAGCACACCGTACTAGGGTGAGCAACGCTCACCCATTTGGGCAAGCGATGCTTGCCCTAGTACGGACGTAGAAAAAACGGGGCAAGCGATGCTTGCCCTAGTACAGTTGCCCTCGTACAGAGATGAAGGTCGGCCTCGCATGCTGCGCGTAGGTCTACCGTATGGCCGGAGAAGGGTTACCAGCTACGCGGACGTGGTGGCACGCGCTGCCCGGTGCGACGCACCTGCGCGCGTTTGTGAGGCTTATGCGGCAGGGCGCTCGCGACGTCGCCATGCGCGATCGGCTGCCGAACGCCACGATAGGCGAGGGAGTCATCATCCGCGGCATCGAGCGCTTCACCTCGGGCAAGAACCTCATCCTCGATCATCGCGCGTACATCAATTGCCGGGGCGGCGCTTGGAACAAACGCGCCGGTTTTGTGACCATCGGCGACCATAGCGAAATCGGCCCGTTTTGCGCGCTCTGGGGAGCCGGCGGCATCACGATCGGCAACAACGTCCACCTCGGCTCGCACGTGAGCATCAGCGCGCACGAAGGCCGTCAGGTGAAACCAGAAGATCTCGATGTGATGAAGCCGCTGGATTTTGATTTCGCGCCGGTCGTGATCGAGGATCACGTGCTGGTCTGCTCGGGGACGTCGATTGCGCCCGGAGTGCGGATCGGCCATCACTCCATCATCGGATGCGGATCGGCCGTCGTGAAAGATGTACCGCCGTATGCGGTGGCGGCGGGGTCTCCGGCGCGCGTGATACGCTTTAGCGTACCCCAGGCGCCGGATGCGGTTTCCTGATTAGGGTTTACGGATAGTCGGGCGGGAACAGATACGTGGGCGGCGGACCGTCGAGCGGTATGCCTTCTTCAATCGTGATCTGCATGTACGGAGCCAGTTGGATAAGTCTCGGATTGCCGATGTACGTCTGCCCATTGACGATGACCGTCTGCGGGCCGACGTAGCCGGCGACATTGCTCGTGGTGAGCGGCTCACCCCACATGTCGAACACGTTGCCGAGCTTGAACGATCCCTGACCGACTCGTGGTTCCATGTGGACCATGCCGGTGTCGTCGTGCGTGTGCAAGAAGTACAGGCAAGTCTGGTGGTAGATGAAGACGTTGTGATCCGGTTGGAACATGCCGATGCCGCGCGGTATCGCGATCTGCTGGCCATCGACGAAGAGGCTCAGATGGATGTGGTGATGGCCGGGGCCGCCCACGGTCTTCAGGCAATTCAAGGTGCCGTCGATCGTCTGGCCCTGTCCGCCCGTGGCGGTGTCGCCTTCGGGGAATGTGGGCGTGCCGATCGTGGTGCCGATGAACATCTGGATAGGCGGAGGCGTATCGCTCGGGTTCGCGGTGGGCGCAACCGCGATGGAACCTACTTCGGGATCGATGGGCGGCTGGTTGGCCCCCGTGGCGGCCGGAGCCGACGCGGATTGCCCGCTGCAAGCGGCGAGACCTAATGCTAACGCCGCCGGTGCGGCCCAGGCCAACACGGCGAACGCCGAATGCTTGCGGAACGATTGCTTCATCATGCGTAACCTCAAGAATTGAGTTGTGGATCGTGTACGGAACTATGCACAGCTATCCTACCGTCTGCATGCCGATCCAGCCTCGGTCTTAAAGTCCCTAATTCGCCTGGTAGGAGACCTAGCACGTCGCCGCACGATTGGCCGCTTTAGCCGTATGTCGCAAGCCCCGTGAAAGTCGATATAATGTGTAGAGATGATCTATCACTTCTGTAATGCGGCCTTTGGCGAGACCTTTCGCGTTTTGGCCGCCGATTTCGGACAGCGTCACGGCTTGCCCATCACGACCGTGATGTCCCGGCCGCCTGGCCGTCAGGGAAGACTCGCCGATCCGGTGGTCGTGGCGGACGTCAACGCGCCGGATTTCTTGGCGGGAATTGCGCCGGCCGATAGAGCCATCGTCACCGGATTCAGTCAGATCTTCTCGCAAGCGGCGATCGACAGATTTGCGTCAATCGTCAATATCCATGCGTCTTTGCTGCCGTTCTACCGCGGACCCACGCCTACATATTGGTGCATCGCAAACCACGAACGCACCACCGGATACACATTGCACGGGATCACGAAAAAGATTGATTCTGGGCCGATCTTATATCAGGGAATCGTGCCGGTGGATGGCATACGAAATCCTATGACGCTTAGTTCTCGAATTAGTGCCGCAGCAGGCGACACGTTTGTCCGGTATCTCGATCACTTGCGAACGGGATCACCGTGGGAGATCAGGATCGTCGATGCCGTCGCCGCATATACGACGCACGTCAACTACCGGTCATTTCCCCCAGAGCATTAGTGCGGCAGCCAGGCCTCGGGCTTGGCGAGCAATCGCTTGATCTGACCGGGCAGCGTCCCCGAGACGACGTCGGCGATTGTGACCGACTCCAAGACGATGCGAAGCGACGCGCGCACTGCGATCCAGACATCGCGCAGCGGCTCGGACAGGCCTTTGTAGCCGACGCTCTCAGGCCTCACGCCGCGGACGTTGGCGAGCGGACCTTCGACCACCCGGATGACGTCGGCCAACGTGATGTCGTCGGCAGATTTCGCGAGGCCGTAGCCGCCCTCGAATCCGCGCTGCGACCGGACCAGGCCGCCGTGCTTGAGATCCAACAGGATGTTCTCTAGCAATTTGAGGGGGATGGCCTGCGCATTGGCGATTCGTTCACCTTTCACCAAATTGGGCTCCCCTGCGGCGAGTTCGACCATCGCTCGCAGGGCATAGTCAACCCGGGCGGTGATGTGCATGGCGCTTGATTTTTCCGAATGAACGTTCAATTCCCACTAGCCGGTGTTGCCGAACAACATGCGCGTGCGCGATACGGGCGCAAAACGTTTTTCGCGGCTCGGCCGGACGTAGACGATCTGACCTTGCGTCAAGTCGAGTTGCTCGACATCGTCGCGCGTGATCTGAGCCCAGATATGCCGTCCGTCGGCGAGCATGAGATCGACGCGTACCTCGAAGCCGAGATGGATGATGCGCTGGACCATGGCTTCGTACGACGAACTCGTGGGCTCGACGCGTACGTCGACGTCGTGCGGCCGGACAAACGCGTCGTCGAATGCGGTCATCGGACCGATGAACGACATGACGAATGGATTGGCGGGTTGTTCGTACAGTTCGCGCGGCGTGCCGACTTGTTCGATGCGGCCGCGATGGACGAGAACGATGCGGTCGGCGATTTCCATGGCTTCGGCCTGATCGTGCGTGACGAAGACCGTTGTGACGTGGATCTCGTCGTGCAGGCCGCGCAGCCACGCGCGAAGTTCCGCGCGGACGTTCGAGTCGAGGGCGCCGAACGGTTCGTCGAGCAGCAGCACGCTCGGCTTGATGCAAAGCGCGCGCGCCAAAGCCATGCGCTGGCGCTGGCCACCGGAGAGCTGGCTAGGGTACCGCGATCCGAGCCCGTCGAGTTGGACGAGCTTCAACAATTGGTCGACGCGCGCGCGGATCTCGCTCGCCGGCCGCTTGCGGATGCTCATGCCGAAGGCGATATTGTCCCACACGGTCATGTGTTTGAACGCCGCGTAATGCTGGAAGACGAATCCGACGCCGCGATCCTGCACGGGGACATCGAGCGAGTTGACGCCTTCGATCTCCACTTCGCCCGAATCGGGGCGTTCCAAGCCGGCGATCACCCGGAGCAGCGTGGACTTGCCGCCGCCGCTCGGACCGACGAGCGCCGTCAGCGAGCCGCCGGGAATTTCGACCGACACGTCGTCGAGAGCAGCGAACTTGTCGAAGCGCTTGCTGACTCCCCGGAGCACGATGCTCATGATCAGGCCTCCTTGCGCGCGAGCGCATTCATTGAGAAAAGTGTTGCGAACGCGAGTAGCGCAAGCACGACCGACGCCACGTACGCGCCGGTGAGGTCGAACGCTTCAAATCGGTCGTCGACGTAGAGCGTGAGCGTCTGTGTGACGCCTGCCAGGTGTCCGGCGACGACGCTCACCGCGCCGAACTCGCCGAGCGCACGCGCGGTGGTGAGCACCACACCGTATGTGACGCCCCAACGGATCGACGGAAGCGTGACGCGCCAAAACGCTTGCCATGGCGATGCGCCGAGCGTGCGTGCCGCTTGTTCTTGATCTTCGCCCGTTTCACGCAGCACGGGCACGACTTCGCGCACCACGAACGGCAGTGAGACGAAAACGGTGGCGAGCACCATGCCGGGCAATGCGAAGATCACCCGTATGTCGTGGGCGAGGAGCCAAGGGCCGAACCAGCCCTGGCGGCCATAGACGAGCACGAGAGCGAGACCCACGACGACGGGCGATACGGCAAAAGGCAGATCCACAAGCACGTCGAGGATGCGCGCGAACCGCATCTTCGATCGGACGAGCAGCAGCGCGCACAACACGCCGAAGACCGTGTTCATCGGAACGGCTATACCCGCGATCAATAGCGTGAGCCATAGCGCGTGCAACGCGTCGGGCTGTGTGACCGCTTGCCAAGCAGCAAAAACGCCATGCTCGAAACTGCGATAGAAGATCATGCCGACCGGCAGGGCCAGGATGGCCGCCAGATAGGCGAACGCCGTGTAGCGCAGCGCGAGCTTAGCCACCATGACGCAAACCCCGGCGCTGCAGCGCGTTGAGCGCGAGCAGCACGGCACAGGACAGCGCCAAGAGGACGACCGACACCGTGGCGGCGCCGGCGATGTCGCCGCTCTCGATCTGTCCGAAGACGTGAACCGCTGCGACCTCTGTCTTGAATGGAATGTTTCCGGAGATGAGGACGACCGATCCGAATTCGCCGATGGAGCGAGCGAAGCCGAGCGCGACGCCGGAGATCAGCGCCGGCAAAATGGTCGGAAAGATGATGCGCGCGTACGTCTGCAGGATGCCGGCGCCTAGCGACGCGGCGGCCTCTTCCATCTCTCGGTCCAGCTCCATGAGCACCGGCTGCACCGAGCGCACGACGAATGGCAGCGTGACGAAAAGCAATGCGAGAAAGACGGCGGCCTGCGTGTAGGCGACGTTGATGTGGACCGGGCTATGCGGTCCGTACAAGGCTACAAGCGTAAGTCCGGCGACGATCGTCGGGAGCGCGAACGGCAAGTCGATGAGCGCGTTGAGGAAAGGTTTGCCCCAGAAATCGTCGCGCACGAGCACCCACGCGATCAGCGTACCGGCGACCGCATTCACAACGGCCACACCGAGCGATGCGATGAGGCTCAAGCGCAGACTCGCGAGCGCGTCCGCGGCGAAGACTTCGCTCCAAAACGACCCGCCGGTGAACGCGCGCGCTGCCACCGCAGCGAGCGGCAGCAGTACGATCACGCTCAAAAACGTCGTGACGATTCCGGCGGGCAACAACGAATCGCTGCGTGCGGCCTTGTTCCGGACCGCCACCCGCTCGACTTGAATGGCCGCCGCGCTAGTGGCCACCGGCGATGCCTAGCGCTCGTTCGATTTGCGCGACCTGGCCGTTCTGCGGATCGAAAAACTTCGTCTGCACGGCTTGCCATCCGCCCAAGTAGTTGATGTCGAATAACGTGTGCGGCTGCGGGAAGCGCACCTTCGTGGGCACGTTCTTTAAGACCGGCCGGTAGCCGTGAGCGGCGAAGATCGCCTGCGCCTGCGGGGTGCGCAGGAAGTCGACAAAGGCGCGCGCTTGCTGCGGGTGCTGCGATCCCGTTACCACCGCGATCGGATTCTCGATCAAGATGGTTTGATCGGGCACGACGAAGTCGACATCGGAGCCGTTGCTCTGCGCGAGGATGGCTTCGTTCTCATAGGCGAGCATGACGTCGCCCTTGCCGGACGTGAAAGTCTGAAGCGAGTCGCGGCCGCTCTTGTCCTGCACCGAGATATGATCGAAGAGTTTGCTCAAATAGGCGATGGCGTAGTTGGGAGACGAGCCACGTTTGAGCATGGCGCCGTAGGCCGCCATGATGTTCCAGCGCGCGCCGCCGGACGTGAACGGATTGGGTGTGATCACATCGACGCCCGGCTTGATGAGGTCGGCCCAGGCCCGTATGTTCTTCGGATTCCCCTTGCGCACGACGAAGACCACCACCGAGTCGGTGACCATGCCGTGATACTTGTCTTTGTTCCAGTCGGCCGAGACCAGGCCGGCGGTGACGAGCTTGGTGATGTCCGGCTCGAGCGAAAATGCGACCACGTCCGCGGGCAAGCCGGCTGCGACGGCCCGGCTTTGCTCGCCGGATGCGCCGAACGATTGCGAAAAGGTGACGTTTTGGCCGGCTGGCGTGGCTTGGAACGCCTTGACGAGATCAGCGTAGGCTTCGCGCGGCGTCGAGTAGGCGATGAGGTTCAGCTGAACCGATCCGTCCGCCGAAGCGGGACGCGGCTGCAACGCGAGGGCGGCCGACGTAGCGATAAGTGCGGCCGCAACGGTTGCACGGCGGGCGAATAACGTCATGAGAATCTCCGTGTACCCAAGTAAGTCTATTAACTTAGTATAGAATGACCTAAATCGGTGTTTAGGTCAAGATGCCCATGCGTCCCTATCGAGGGGAGCTTAGGACTAGCTAAGCGGTCCCGCGGGGGTGCGAAGGCGGCGCAGATCGCCGTCGCGCTGCGTCAGACCGATGCCGTCGAAGTACTCCATGAGCGGA harbors:
- a CDS encoding formyltransferase family protein, whose protein sequence is MIYHFCNAAFGETFRVLAADFGQRHGLPITTVMSRPPGRQGRLADPVVVADVNAPDFLAGIAPADRAIVTGFSQIFSQAAIDRFASIVNIHASLLPFYRGPTPTYWCIANHERTTGYTLHGITKKIDSGPILYQGIVPVDGIRNPMTLSSRISAAAGDTFVRYLDHLRTGSPWEIRIVDAVAAYTTHVNYRSFPPEH
- a CDS encoding acyltransferase; amino-acid sequence: MAGEGLPATRTWWHALPGATHLRAFVRLMRQGARDVAMRDRLPNATIGEGVIIRGIERFTSGKNLILDHRAYINCRGGAWNKRAGFVTIGDHSEIGPFCALWGAGGITIGNNVHLGSHVSISAHEGRQVKPEDLDVMKPLDFDFAPVVIEDHVLVCSGTSIAPGVRIGHHSIIGCGSAVVKDVPPYAVAAGSPARVIRFSVPQAPDAVS
- a CDS encoding TOBE-like domain-containing protein, with the protein product MSIVLRGVSKRFDKFAALDDVSVEIPGGSLTALVGPSGGGKSTLLRVIAGLERPDSGEVEIEGVNSLDVPVQDRGVGFVFQHYAAFKHMTVWDNIAFGMSIRKRPASEIRARVDQLLKLVQLDGLGSRYPSQLSGGQRQRMALARALCIKPSVLLLDEPFGALDSNVRAELRAWLRGLHDEIHVTTVFVTHDQAEAMEIADRIVLVHRGRIEQVGTPRELYEQPANPFVMSFIGPMTAFDDAFVRPHDVDVRVEPTSSSYEAMVQRIIHLGFEVRVDLMLADGRHIWAQITRDDVEQLDLTQGQIVYVRPSREKRFAPVSRTRMLFGNTG
- the cysT gene encoding sulfate ABC transporter permease subunit CysT, encoding MATSAAAIQVERVAVRNKAARSDSLLPAGIVTTFLSVIVLLPLAAVAARAFTGGSFWSEVFAADALASLRLSLIASLGVAVVNAVAGTLIAWVLVRDDFWGKPFLNALIDLPFALPTIVAGLTLVALYGPHSPVHINVAYTQAAVFLALLFVTLPFVVRSVQPVLMELDREMEEAAASLGAGILQTYARIIFPTILPALISGVALGFARSIGEFGSVVLISGNIPFKTEVAAVHVFGQIESGDIAGAATVSVVLLALSCAVLLALNALQRRGLRHGG
- the cysW gene encoding sulfate ABC transporter permease subunit CysW, with protein sequence MVAKLALRYTAFAYLAAILALPVGMIFYRSFEHGVFAAWQAVTQPDALHALWLTLLIAGIAVPMNTVFGVLCALLLVRSKMRFARILDVLVDLPFAVSPVVVGLALVLVYGRQGWFGPWLLAHDIRVIFALPGMVLATVFVSLPFVVREVVPVLRETGEDQEQAARTLGASPWQAFWRVTLPSIRWGVTYGVVLTTARALGEFGAVSVVAGHLAGVTQTLTLYVDDRFEAFDLTGAYVASVVLALLAFATLFSMNALARKEA
- a CDS encoding Rrf2 family transcriptional regulator translates to MHITARVDYALRAMVELAAGEPNLVKGERIANAQAIPLKLLENILLDLKHGGLVRSQRGFEGGYGLAKSADDITLADVIRVVEGPLANVRGVRPESVGYKGLSEPLRDVWIAVRASLRIVLESVTIADVVSGTLPGQIKRLLAKPEAWLPH
- a CDS encoding Ig-like domain-containing protein encodes the protein MPSNGATARGARFFACTIFLLGLGALGAGCAHKEAPLPAVAPVPAPTLQSWIAEISPQGEADPLSQIRIIFKQPVIPVESIESPDAQTELARFSLLPSLPGHFRFLTPRMVGFQADAAIPVATRVQVRIAAGLTDVKGDRLDRDLTWTFQTESVTLTGLPGTDENGALMENPDPGVIRPRLVVRANTELDIASLRSHTSLAPERGGATASVDVERDTSSPPPWQCDACDGDNASSGFDPSKADWAYTITPTADLAKGTRYALVFSPGINPTHGNLPSTDKFAGRVVTFAPLALQKHELTGQPGPDGPSGRFVNGVLQLAFNNGIDAASAGTNITISPASSDASHLLDVYDGDNTATLNPLVLAPDTAYTVTIGAGLKDQFGQTLGAAQTVAYSTGDLAGDIWAAEGLHVFPLDTGLRIDVATVNLPKKRYSAAYRVLTPADLVWLDPQDTDISRILPDSKAWTNYPVTAPKNQLVTTAVPIADKLGGPTGLLAYGIQADTNQYGADSPKAWRTRQLFGVVELTNLGVFAQWYPSSGLVRVSRLSDGAPVGGATIEVYPSRVSYDPTPAGATAPCATAMTDSTGTAHFGSADVKPCMTFSQSPDQAPDLLTVVKTSADWAYVRTSSWDGSYGYGLYGGWDGGGVPQSCGSVYSDRQLYQPGETVRLSGAAFALSGGKIQRESGVRFRVTLDDPNGNHTLAGTTAADAFGAFTLSIPLAMNQALGYYSVTAKGDDGVVINGDFRVAQFRAPNFKVALTLDKQYAPAGGTVSATASSTYLFGSPVEGGSAQYYVTRSQADLNPKGWDTYQFGPRWFWPDQAPDATSDVLQSAQTIDAKGASALTIPVAADLPYPMSYRVDMQTTDVSHLSVSDSKSFTALPSLDLIGLHNDWVATAGKPFAESVIVTDPDGKPQSGNRVHLELQSMKYIWAGQIVEGGEAPQDRVLYTTVAQDDITSTSSAVAVSFTPKSSGEYRIRANFPGASNAATESDDIIYATGDEPYAWGSDNPAGIQVKLDKPNYKIGDLATALIESPYPAAELYFAVIRHDVISSQILQVKGSAPRVQFRVAPDMVPNAAVEAVLVRRGRPLGQLASGTLDSLARAGFAPFNTDLGSHYLKVGVRPAHATIEPGQMQTIRLSLHDANGRPAAGEFAVMVVNEAVLQLTGYRPPDLVKTVFADQPISTRFSDNRPNVVLSKQKLAGEKGWGYGGGFGAGAAGTRVRTNFQPIAYYNGAVRADSSGNAVVSFALPDDLTTWRVMAVAIGPPGAPGAPDPLTFGSADATFIANKPLVTNALLPQFARPGDEFLGGVTVTNSTGAPAQVAITGLLAGPLAFTSTSAQTNRVQSTETAAVGTSAFRFDMKITGDGSATVRFDSGMAGLTDAFALPLDVVTRSVLESTVDTGSTQTTATVPINVGPDVTHDAGGLQLTVASSLVPFVAGPAARMIDDYPLPFAETAGSRLRAAADIAIINKRFASPLTGVDVAATSGLAMQQLAALQLSNGGLAPWPGATKAAPLDSAYAALALARAREAGLKVDDVVWRRLSDYLAVNLANPFDDTCTSDLCAAEVRLADLQALAALGERRTDFLQEIFDKRDRLCDVTRVELARYLSQTPGWESQAKQMSDAIERNVYITGRGAAVSLPGSWQWYNSETTAQAQALRLFVARAGSTDIADNMLKTLLGMRRNGTWGDSYDNAEALDAIVDYGVAQGPAPAFNAMITLARAPIMAERFAGYVDPERSKFVPMTGLARGRSDLALSKEGTGTLHYVVSYQYQPVNGEPGAINGLRVLREIRPANKEQVLATIGVGYSGQPIELPAGNVFDIGLQIITDHFVDHVVIDDPLPAGFEAVDTSFATSTPYFQTTSAWQIDFQTIARDRVTAFASELSPGVYSMHYLVRTVTPGTYVWPGAEAQLQYAPEEFGRTASSTVKVTQP